In one Methylocaldum szegediense genomic region, the following are encoded:
- a CDS encoding glycosyltransferase, producing MFDHDAVLIVDLARHYGGADVRVAALARMLHGERRYAIAVLKGSALHKRLESTGLAFLPVPFSRGDPRILFHLYRMIRKGGYTVVDTHNPQSQFWGGLAATLAGVKRKIGTIHSAYGPEHGDTLKGRFYEWVLHFSYQLGFHFIAVSESVHDYLRTLGIPATRISVIHNAIEYAEDYPTGRRARLFEDLGWGTDVFVLTVVGRLEPVKGHRYLFEALARVVKSKPSLRCLVVGDGSLRGEFEKQVESAGLRNIVHFTGFRHDVPALLSGSDAFCLPSLSEGLPYAVLEACQHRLPLLLTAVGGLAELFEHGKTAFLVQPADATALERGICWLMDHPADASALGETAFQLVRQNSGTKHMYSKTLETYRCGISL from the coding sequence ATGTTTGATCACGATGCTGTCTTGATTGTCGATTTGGCCAGACATTATGGCGGGGCGGACGTGCGTGTCGCGGCTCTCGCCCGAATGCTTCATGGCGAACGTCGTTACGCCATCGCGGTCCTGAAAGGTTCCGCGCTCCACAAGCGGCTGGAATCTACCGGCCTTGCCTTTTTGCCCGTGCCGTTTTCGCGTGGCGATCCGCGCATCTTGTTCCATTTGTATCGGATGATCCGAAAAGGCGGATATACGGTAGTGGATACCCATAATCCGCAATCCCAGTTTTGGGGCGGATTGGCCGCAACTTTAGCCGGCGTGAAGCGAAAAATCGGCACCATTCACAGCGCCTACGGGCCTGAGCATGGCGATACGCTCAAAGGACGCTTTTATGAATGGGTCTTGCATTTCAGTTACCAGCTTGGCTTTCACTTCATTGCTGTATCGGAATCCGTTCACGACTATCTACGCACCTTGGGCATTCCCGCGACCCGAATTTCCGTAATTCATAACGCGATCGAATATGCCGAGGATTACCCCACCGGGCGAAGGGCACGGCTCTTCGAAGACCTCGGATGGGGCACGGACGTGTTCGTGCTTACTGTCGTGGGGCGGCTCGAACCCGTCAAAGGTCATAGGTATCTGTTCGAGGCGTTGGCAAGGGTCGTGAAATCGAAGCCTAGTCTGAGGTGCTTGGTTGTCGGTGACGGCAGCTTGCGCGGTGAATTTGAGAAGCAGGTCGAGAGCGCAGGACTGCGGAATATCGTTCACTTCACCGGCTTCCGCCATGACGTGCCCGCGTTGTTGAGCGGCAGTGACGCTTTCTGTCTACCGTCGCTTTCCGAAGGCTTGCCGTACGCGGTTCTGGAAGCCTGTCAGCATCGTCTTCCCCTGTTGTTGACCGCGGTTGGCGGTCTCGCGGAGCTCTTCGAACACGGCAAGACCGCATTTCTGGTGCAACCCGCCGATGCGACCGCGTTGGAGCGGGGAATCTGCTGGCTCATGGATCATCCTGCCGACGCGAGCGCTTTAGGCGAAACCGCGTTTCAACTCGTGAGGCAAAACTCTGGTACAAAGCACATGTATTCCAAAACGCTGGAAACCTATCGGTGCGGTATTTCCCTATAG